A part of Syngnathoides biaculeatus isolate LvHL_M chromosome 21, ASM1980259v1, whole genome shotgun sequence genomic DNA contains:
- the khnyn gene encoding protein KHNYN — MDAPDRVEDEFVCPEVLRGSLGSQRDTVERIFGVSLTIGNTPNGASEQMWLRLRGSDRDVKAAKMFVRGLVDQEEMQEVFYPAAVNCVFCGARGFFLDCLIKSTSAHIAVVSPGVLLISGLVEPVVRAYSLVTDLLKRYEGGQASSSDTDERGSGELCYSPRAFKALVEKWEDRHILDLLVLPRSVKEALLELVKESGLVSNLTPGELEVESHESSRPGVTLGVPSGPGNDRSEAPGEATEEKQPGQGARSPSKDEDEVQKLSAANTEFLLKFFTAMGFTEEVVKWILAQTGPIEASQILDLIQQEQDYSDREHQSKRNPPCEMDDETVGGAAAAEVGARHADVVSCAQTKEEDDFMLGVLKKAAVSCGYTEHDVAQACSLLPDGSTHLLLLELQKEASAGMEDSGKKAQKPAVTKDNERSGPVGPAGRPDLSDSAEPGANPQLVCTNEAPPPPRPDHTKRPPGPTFAHISRPKPQSRVCSNGALQAQRSLIRFGESGSASTVPSVVVTGKQRFLEGLQTPFKLQLMDRPGNPKLRTVVIDGSNVAMSHGRGHFFSCRGIALAVQHFWERGHRHISTLLPQWRQKSDPCIRALSRRAPEAGPPLIHALQGGPGQQNHLV, encoded by the exons ATGGATGCACCAGACCGAGTGGAGGATGAGTTTGTGTGCCCCGAAGTTCTGAGGGGGTCTTTGGGCTCCCAGCGGGACACCGTGGAGAGGATATTCGGGGTGTCGCTCACCATTGGCAACACGCCGAACGGCGCCAGCGAGCAGATGTGGCTGCGACTGCGAGGGTCGGACAGGGACGTGAAAGCGGCAAAG ATGTTTGTGCGAGGTCTTGTGGACCAGGAGGAGATGCAGGAGGTGTTTTATCCCGCCGCCGTCAACTGCGTCTTTTGCGGTGCCAGAGGATTCTTCCTGGACTGCCTGATCAAGAGCACTTCAGCGCACATTGCC GTGGTCTCTCCGGGAGTGCTTCTCATATCTGGTCTCGTCGAGCCCGTGGTCCGTGCCTATTCCCTTGTCACAGACCTTTTGAAACGATACGAGGGGGGGCAGGCTAGCTCTTCGGACACTGATGAACGGGGTTCGGGGGAGTTGTGTTATTCTCCCCGGGCCTTCAAAGCTCTGGTGGAGAAATGGGAGGACCGCCACATTCTGGATCTCCTCGTATTGCCGAGGTCCGTGAAGGAAGCCTTGCTGGAGTTAGTGAAGGAGTCGGGGCTTGTGTCTAACCTGACACCAGGAGAACTGGAAGTAGAATCGCATGAGAGTAGCCGCCCTGGGGTGACATTGGGTGTTCCGAGTGGCCCAGGTAATGACCGAAGTGAGGCTCCCGGGGAGGCAACAGAAGAGAAGCAGCCGGGGCAGGGTGCAAGGTCGCCTAGCAAGGATGAGGATGAGGTGCAGAAGCTGTCAGCAGCAAACACGGAGTTCTTGCTGAAATTCTTCACAGCCATGGGGTTTACAGAAGAGGTGGTGAAATGGATTCTTGCCCAAACGGGACCAATAGAGGCCTCTCAGATACTGGACCTGATCCAGCAAGAGCAGGACTACAGTGACCGGGAACACCAGAGCAAGAGGAACCCTCCTTGCGAGATGGATGACGAGACGGTAGGAGGAGCTGCGGCGGCTGAGGTGGGCGCCCGTCACGCCGATGTTGTGAGCTGCGCGCAAACCAAGGAGGAGGACGACTTTATGCTGGGAGTGTTGAAGAAAGCTGCGGTGAGCTGCGGCTACACGGAGCACGACGTGGCGCAGGCTTGCAGCCTTTTGCCAGATGGATCCACCCACCTCCTGCTCCTAGAGCTGCAGAAGGAGGCGAGCGCCGGGATGGAAGACTCGGGGAAGAAGGCTCAGAAACCTGCAGTGACGAAAGATAATGAGAGAAGTGGCCCAGTTGGGCCAGCAGGGAGGCCAGACTTAAGTGATTCAGCAGAACCTGGTGCAAATCCACAGTTGGTGTGTACGAATGAAGCGCCACCGCCTCCACGTCCCGATCATACGAAAAGGCCACCGGGGCCAACATTCGCTCACATCTCGCGCCCGAAACCCCAAAGCCGGGTTTGCTCAAACGGAGCGCTCCAAGCTCAGCGCTCTCTCATCAGATTCGGAGAAAGCGGCAGTGCATCCACCGTTCCCTCGGTGGTGGTGACGGGCAAGCAGCGCTTCCTGGAGGGTCTGCAGACGCCTTTTAAACTCCAGCTAATGGACCGGCCAGGGAACCCCAAGCTGAGGACCGTCGTCATAGACGGCAGCAACGTGGCCATGAG TCACGGCCGGGGCCACTTCTTCTCGTGTCGAGGCATCGCTTTGGCGGTTCAGCACTTTTGGGAGCGAGGTCATCGCCACATCAGCACCCTGTTGCCCCAGTGGCGCCAGAAGAGCGACCCCTGCATCAGAG CACTTTCTAGGCGAGCTCCAGAAGCTGGgcctcctctcattcacgcccTCCAGGGAGGTCCTGGGCAACAGAATCACCTCGTATGA
- the si:dkeyp-74b6.2 gene encoding cerebellin-1 isoform X2, producing MLLQPPRPRLGVFAGLLLVTLWAPAGVRCQNDTEPIVLEGKCLVVCDSTPSAEPSGNPLGMSVRSGTGRVAFSAIRNTNHEPSEMSNHTMTIYFDQILVNVGSHFDPARSFFVAPRKGVYSFNFHVVKVYNRQTIQVSLVVNGWPVISAFAGDQDVTREAATNAGLVMMERGDKAYLKLERGNLMGGWKYSTFSGFLVFPL from the exons ATGCTCCTTCAACCTCCCCGGCCCCGCCTCGGGGTCTTTGCCGGACTGCTGCTGGTCACCCTCTGGGCCCCCGCTGGGGTGCGATGCCAGAACGACACGGAGCCGATCGTGTTGGAGGGCAAGTGTCTGGTGGTGTGCGACTCCACCCCCTCCGCCGAGCCGTCGGGAAACCCGTTGGGGATGTCGGTGAGGTCGGGAACGGGCAGGGTGGCGTTCTCGGCCATCCGCAACACCAACCACGAGCCCTCGGAGATGAGCAACCACACCATGACCATCTACTTCGACCAG ATCTTGGTGAATGTTGGTAGCCATTTTGATCCCGCCAGGAGCTTCTTTGTGGCTCCGAGAAAGGGAGTCTACAGTTTCAACTTCCACGTGGTCAAAGTCTACAACAGGCAGACGATTCAG GTGAGTCTGGTTGTCAACGGCTGGCCGGTGATCTCGGCCTTCGCGGGCGACCAGGACGTGACCAGAGAAGCTGCCACCAACGCCGGCCTGGTGATGATGGAAAGGGGGGACAAGGCGTACCTCAAACTGGAGCGCGGCAACCTGATGGGAGGGTGGAAGTACTCCACCTTCTCTGGATTTCTGGTCTTCCCCTTGTAA
- the si:dkeyp-74b6.2 gene encoding cerebellin-1 isoform X1: MLLQPPRPRLGVFAGLLLVTLWAPAGVRCQNDTEPIVLEGKCLVVCDSTPSAEPSGNPLGMSVRSGTGRVAFSAIRNTNHEPSEMSNHTMTIYFDQILVNVGSHFDPARSFFVAPRKGVYSFNFHVVKVYNRQTIQVCSSFLIPSPPPSLTCFFVLFCSQLPTVYKVSLVVNGWPVISAFAGDQDVTREAATNAGLVMMERGDKAYLKLERGNLMGGWKYSTFSGFLVFPL, encoded by the exons ATGCTCCTTCAACCTCCCCGGCCCCGCCTCGGGGTCTTTGCCGGACTGCTGCTGGTCACCCTCTGGGCCCCCGCTGGGGTGCGATGCCAGAACGACACGGAGCCGATCGTGTTGGAGGGCAAGTGTCTGGTGGTGTGCGACTCCACCCCCTCCGCCGAGCCGTCGGGAAACCCGTTGGGGATGTCGGTGAGGTCGGGAACGGGCAGGGTGGCGTTCTCGGCCATCCGCAACACCAACCACGAGCCCTCGGAGATGAGCAACCACACCATGACCATCTACTTCGACCAG ATCTTGGTGAATGTTGGTAGCCATTTTGATCCCGCCAGGAGCTTCTTTGTGGCTCCGAGAAAGGGAGTCTACAGTTTCAACTTCCACGTGGTCAAAGTCTACAACAGGCAGACGATTCAGGTGTGTTCTTCCTTCTTAATTCCTTCTCCTCCACCCTCactaacatgtttttttgttttgttttgttcccaaCTACCCACCGTCTACAAGGTGAGTCTGGTTGTCAACGGCTGGCCGGTGATCTCGGCCTTCGCGGGCGACCAGGACGTGACCAGAGAAGCTGCCACCAACGCCGGCCTGGTGATGATGGAAAGGGGGGACAAGGCGTACCTCAAACTGGAGCGCGGCAACCTGATGGGAGGGTGGAAGTACTCCACCTTCTCTGGATTTCTGGTCTTCCCCTTGTAA
- the vbp1 gene encoding prefoldin subunit 3 encodes MMAATIDSNAAQATKKKHLGIPEAVFLEDVDSFMKLPGNEKADSALRKLDEQYQKYKYMEVNLSQKKLRLRNQIPQIRQTLEILRHMQKKKETTEPMETHFMLADNVYCKASVPPTDKVCLWLGANVMLEYDIDGAQALLEKNLCTASRNLETLEEDLDFLRDQFTTTEVNMARVYNWDVKRRSRESLLKPADKS; translated from the exons ATGATGGCGGCCACCATAGACAGCAACGCCGCACAGGCAACCAAGAAAAAGCACCTGGGCATCCCCGAAGCGGTGTTCTTG GAGGACGTGGACTCCTTCATGAAGCTGCCCGGCAACGAGAAGGCCGACTCGGCCCTGAGGAAGCTGGACGAGCAGTACCAGAAGTACAAATACATGGAAGTCAACCTGTCGCAGAAGAAGCTCAG GTTGCGCAACCAGATCCCGCAGATCAGGCAGACGCTGGAAATCCTGCGACACATGCAAAAGAAGAAG GAGACCACAGAACCCATGGAGACGCATTTTATGCTAGCGGACAACGTTTACTGCAAGGCCTCGGTACCGCCCACTGACAAAGTCTGCCTATGGCTCGGT GCAAACGTCATGCTGGAGTACGACATCGACGGCGCCCAGGCCCTCCTGGAGAAGAACCTGTGCACCGCCTCTCGTAACCTGGAGACGCTGGAGGAGGACCTGGATTTCCTGCGAGACCAGTTCACCACCACCGAAGTCA aCATGGCACGGGTCTACAACTGGGACGTGAAGAGGAGGAGCAGAGAAAGCCTCCTCAAGCCAGCGGACAAGTCTTAA